TTATTAAAGTCTAATTTATTATCTACTCCTATATAAACTCTATTAGCTTTTAAGTTATTTGTATTAGTTTCTAAATAATTATAATCAGTATTTATCCAAAAACCTTTATTAGTTTCATTGTTTCTTAGATATGTAAATCTATGCTCTATATCATCTATGTAATACTTTGATACATAGTATGGAGAGTATATTATGGTCTTTACTGTACTTACAACATTTGGATTAAAATATTCAAGTTCTACTAAATCAGCATCATTAGGATTGATTTTACCAATTCCATTCCATACTTGTTCGTCTATATTTACACTAGATTTGATATCGTTTTTTACATTTTCTGGCTTATTCTTACTTAAACCTAAACTCCACACCCCATCATCATCTATTTCATCAAAATGTAATATTTTAGTATTATAGTTAGCTAAAATAGTTTTATAAGATACTTTAAAATATCCTGAATCTTTTTTACCATTTACAATGGCGATAGGAACATTATTTTTAGTTAAAGCACTTAAATTTGTATTAGATAAAATTATTTCATTATTGCTACCTTCAGCATTATTATTTACAACGATAGGACCACTAAAATCATTATAAAGATTGGTATTAATTCCACCTCCATACATATAAAACTTTGTATCATTTGCATTGAGATTATTTGTAACAACCTGTGCTTGTATATGAGAATTATTTAATATTAAATTATCAGCTCTAATACCACTAATACTTATGCTATTATTTTTAGCATTTAATATTTTTAATGTTGAATTAGTTAGAGTATACGATGTATTTGGCACTAAATTATCAATATTCTCATAGGTGTTATCAACTTTATCATTTATACTAGATAAAGTATTTCCACCTGTTAATTCTATTATTGCTTCATTAGCGTTTAAAGTATTGGTTTTAAATACATTAGCATTAAAATCATCTGTAATCTCTGAATGTTTATGAACCAATATATCTTTTTCAAATTTATTAGCACCACTTGCATTTAGATTACATTGTTCTACATTATTAGTATATTTTGAATTTTTTGTAATTAATGTACCACACTTGTTATTATCAAATTTAATTTCTGAATTAATATTAGAATTAACAATATTTAATTTTGCATTATTTGTAATATCTCCACTAATATTTTCAGCATCAGTAATATTTATTTTACCACCTGTATCATTTGTAATTGTGCTTGAAATTTTTTCAATATTTTCCAAACTTAACTCAGCATTATTTTCATTATTGATAGTAGAACTAATTTCTTCAGCGTTATTTATTTTTAATTTAGAATTATCACCAGTATTTGTAATGCTATTCCCTGTTATTTTATCAGTGTTATTAATGCTTAAACTACCACCATTTTGATTAGTTATATTATCAAATTTCGCAATATTATCTAATACGACACTAATAGCTTCATTTATTAAATCAGTCATATCAGCATGTGTTAATAAAGTATTACCTTTACCATCTAATTTAAGCTTATTCTTAAATACCGAATCAGTCAATTTATTTTCACCATCACTTATTGTTGTTTTATTATTAAATACTGAGCCTGTATCAGTTACATTTTTAGCAAAAATTTCACCATCAAAGGTAGTTCCTTCTGAATATAAACAATCTGCTTCAACTTCACCTTTTAAAGTAGTATCATACGACTTTAAACACGAAGTTTTTCCTTTAACTTTTATGTCTGATGTTAATGTTGAATTCCTCACTACAAATTCTCCGTTAGCATTGATTTTGTTTTCCATTTTAGAATTAATATTATCAATGTTTTGAACTTCTAAATTATTAGTTATTAGTGTAACATTTTTACCTATGTTAGTTCCTTTAGTACTACCATCAATTACTGCATTGTTAGTGCTGTTAATAATAATAGAATTAGTATCATTTACTTCACCACATATACTAGCACCACTATTTAAATCAAAATCTTTTGTATCAATATTAGAGCAAACTTTAGCCTTATTACTTAGAGTGGTTTTTCCATTATTAGTAGTTATTTTTGAATCATTACCTTTAAATTCACCACCACTAATAGTTATATTAGAATTTTTTGATGTTAATTTTGAATCTTTTGAATTTGTATCATTTAAATTTATATCATTAGTAGCATTAATTATAGCATTAGCTATATTACTAGAATTTATCTTAATATTATTACCTGAATTAATGTCTATTTTATTTATATCGGCATTTTCTATATTGATATCATTATTAGCTTTTAAATTTGCATTAATTGTAGTAGCCTCAGTGCCACTGATTTTAATATCATTACTAGAAGTTAAATTTGCATTTATTTCGCTAGGTTTCATTATATCATTTGATGTAACAATAATATCTTTTGTAGCATTAATGTTTGCATTTATGATGCTATTATTTAAATTAGCTTTTTCATTTAATGTAATATTAGATGTTTTATCATCTTTACCTATAATTGCACCATTATTTGTAGTAAGATTATTTGCATTGATTGTACCTGAAGTTAATTTTCCACTATCTACATTAATATTATTAGCCTCATTAATATCACCACTAATCTCACCATTATTATTTACATTGATATCATTAGCCTTTGTAATATCCCCAGTAATTTCAGTGTCTTTTCCTAATGTAACATTATTAGCATTTGCTATTGTTGAATTTATTATAGTTTTTGGATTATTTGTAGCTGGTTCAGGTTGGAATTTATTATATTCTCCTAAATCTTGTGCTTTATTTGTTAAAGTTATATCACCTTTTACATCTACAATTCCACCACTAATATTAGCACCATTTGATATTGTTAAAGTACCATCAGCCTTAGTGCTAGTTAGATTACCTGATATATTAGCATTATCTATAGTAGCACTATCAAAAGTGCTATCTCCATTAACATTAGCACCCCTTCTTACTACTAAATCTTTAGTATTTATATTACCCTCAACAGTAGTATTACCACAAGTTCCACCTATAACATCAACTTTTCCACCACTATTTACACTAGAATTTACAAAAGAACCATTTGCGATTATAACTAAATTATCACCATTTAATACCCCACCTTGAGTAATAGAACAATCAATTATAGTGCTTTTAGCTGATAAGCTGTCGTTTGTTAAATGTATCGTTGAATGATTTTTAGCTGTGAAATTTTCAGCTGTCATTTTAGAATTTTCTTTGGCTTCTGAATTGTTAAAAATTATATCTTTTGTATTTACAATACCATTTTCTCCTAAAATAGCTCCACTTTCAAATTCTGCTGTAGTAGTTATTGTAGAATTAGCATTTAATGTAGCACCATCTTTTACAAGCAATTTATTAGCATTAATTGTCCCTTTTATATTGGTATCTTGAGTGCCAGGTGCAGGGTATTTGCTATCTAACATTTTATTACTTAAAATAACACTTCCACTATTTGTTATAAAATTAGCATTTTTACCTGATTTAGCTCCATATCCTAAGAGTATATCACTATTTTTAGATTCTAATTCTCCATTTATAGTCCCCATATATACTTGGATTTTATTATTAGCTGTAATTTTTGCAGTTTTTTCTACATTTGCATTTAATAAATCCACACTATCATCTATATCTAAAATACCTTTTACATTTGCACTTCTTACAGCAGCTTTATTTGCCTTGATTGTTTTATCTGCATTCAAGGTAGCATCACTTGACATATCTACAAATCCACTTGCATTTATATTGGCATTGATTATTGTATCTTTGTTGCTAATAGTAATGTCTTTAACATTTGTAATATCTGCATTAATTTTACTTGCACTACTAATTGTTGCATTACCACCTATATCAAGAGCTGAATTAATTTCGCTGTTGTTATCTATAATTACATCGCCAGTTGATTTGAAACTATTTCCATTATAAGTTGAGTTTATAAAATCAGCCTTTATTGTGTTGATATTTGCACCATTAATATTTGCATTAGTAGATTTAAAATAATTACTTTTAAATTCTCCACCACTAACATTAGTTTTGTCTTTACCTAATTCTCCAATATCAATAACATTTGTGCTAGTAAATAATCCACCACTTACATTGCTACCTGATTTAATATATATATCATTTGCGTTTAGTTCTCCACCACTAACATTACCAGCTATATTAGCATTGCCATTCGTAGCTATAATTTCTCCACCTGATACATTACCACTAATATCTACAGCTTGAGCTGTGATAGTCCCACCGCTAATTATACCATTAGTTTGCAAGTCTAATTTACCATTAGTGGCTGTGTGAGTACCATTACTAATACTAGCACCATCTTTTACTATGATATCGGTTTTTGCTGTAGAATTCCCACTTATATTAGAATTATTTGTATATGTTATTGAACCAGCTGTGCTTGTTATATTAGCATTACTAGTTGAGTTATCAATAACTACATTGCCTTTACTTGAAGTTATTATTAAATCACTTGATAATGAATTATTAGCATTATTATCCTTAATTATTATATCGCCATTTATTCCAATAGTTTTTAAATTTAATTTAGAATTTGTAATGTCTAATGTGCTATCTTTTGCACTATTAGACAAAATGCCACCTGATGAAGTAAGAGTTGAATTACCAATATTTATTTTTGCATTTGCCTTACCAACTACTATGTTATTAAAATTAACTGTAGAATCATTGATTGTAACATTACTATTAGTAGAAATATTACCAGTGGTTGTAACATTGCTATTATTATCTATCGTTAAATTATCAGCATTTATTCGCTCACCATTTAAATTAACATTGTTTGTAATGATTAATTTTTGTATAGCTTCAGTAGTTGACCCACCAGTTGTACCTAAATTTACATTTGCGTAAGTGCCGCCATCAATTGTTATACCGCCATTTCTACTACCAGTAGCTTGACCTATGTTAGAATTACTTGCTGTTACATTTTTAAGCGTTAATGTATTATCTTTCCCGCCTACGATATTTATATGGTTAGGATTTGTTCCAGTAATAGTAGTGCCTGTAATTGTATTATCGCCACTAAATTCTACTTTACCACTATTTGTAGTAATTGTGCCACTTTCCATATTAATACCATTTGCTTTTATACTAGTATCATTAGCATTGATATTAGATGAGATTATATTTATGTTATTTAGGTTTGTAGTGCCTGCTTTGTTATTTAAATCAATATTATTTATAGTGCCTTTAGCGTTGTTTGTTTCGCCTATAGTTAAATTTCCTAAATTTTGATTGATTGTGACATTACTAGCATCTTTTCTAATAGTTATTGTATTAGAGTTATTTATAATATTGTTTGCTTTATTATTACCTAAGATATCGGTTATATTCATGATAGTAGCATTATTTTCTATAGTGCTTGAATTTAAGCTTAGTTTATTTATAGTCATATTATTTGTAGTTTGTTTTGAATTTTCGTTAATTTTCTTTTCTGTTTTTAAATCTGAATTATTTAGACTTAATTCATTAAAATTAATATCACCAGTTGCTTTTCTAAGCAAAGAATTATTTATCTCACTTTTACCTTTTACAGTTAGTTTAGAATCTACAACAAGATAGGCATTATTTGAGGTTAAATTCCCTTCTACTATTAATTCTGTATTACTATCCATATAAAGAGCATCTTTATTTTTTAATGTATTTACATCTGTATTAACTGATAAATTTGATAATTTGTTATTTAGAGTTAGGTCTTTTTTGATAGTAAGTTTTGTATTAGTTGCAGGAACTAGCCAATCTTTTCCCATCCATAATGAAGCACCATTTTCATTATTAACAATTAAATTTCCTAAAACTAAATCCGTATTACCATCAGATGGGTGTAAATCAAGTGTTCCAGTTACTGTTAAGGTAGAATTATCAGGTGTGATATTATTTTTAAAAACTATATTATTAACATGCATATTTTCACTACCACCAGTGTAATCAATCGTTGCATTTTCTTCTTCAATAGTTAAGGTTTTTGTACTAAGATTATAATTTGTCGCTGCGTTTGCTGAAGTGATAATTACAAAAGTTATTAAGGACATTTTAACAGTTTTATTCATTTTTAATCCCCTATCACATAAATGTTAAAATAATATAACAAAAAAAAAAAAAAAATAAGCTTAATATTTTAAAAATTTTTAAAATATTAAAAATTGATTATTTTTTAATTTATGATTTTTTAGAGCATTTAATTATTATATTTTAAATCAAATATGATAGCATTATACATATTTTATTAGAAAGGAAAAATATGAAAAAAACCTTATTAGCTTTAAGTTTAGTAGGTATGTGTTTTGTTGGTTGTGGTGATAAAATTAGCGATGATATGGTAAAAAAATATGAGGCAAATTTAAATACTAATTTTAAAGAGGCATTATTAGAAATCCCAAATGATGCTGGAGTAAGAGTGAATTTTAATGATTTTAAATGTTCTAAACAAAAAGAATCAGTAAATTGCGTTAGCGATGCCTTAAAAATTAACATTCAAGGTGCTGAAGCTATAACTGTTGATAAAATAACAGTTAATGATAATGGATTTTATAATGGTAAGGCGACTGGACTTATATCGTTAAAAGATTTACATAAAGATATGATGTTTGAAAACCTTTATTCTAGTGCGAAATTCCAAGGTGTAAAATTATCTGATGCATTTAAGGGGATGGCAGCTATGATTGCTATGAGTGAACCTAAATTTTCATTTTTAAATAGTTTAGCAAATGGTGTGTATGATTTGGATATAAATACTAATATTATGAAAAATAATGAAGTAAATTATGATATTGTATTAAATAACATAATTAATAAAGATTCATTATCTTTTAAATTTAATGGTAAGGTATTAGATTATTTTTATGAAATAACTGACAAACTTGGTTTAAGATATGATGTAGAAAAGCAAAATATGACAGAACCTAATATAGAAATGATTGCTAATCTAGGACTTACACAAGAAGATATTGCAAAAATATTTTCTATAAGTAATGTTAAGATGGATTTAGTTATGCAAGACTTATTATCTTTAAAAGAAGTATTAAATTCTGAGTTTGAGTTTGCACCTAATGATTTTAAAGAAACATTTGGTGATATTGTGAATGAATTTATAAACAATACTCCACATAAATTAAATTTTGATATTAAGATTAAAGAAGGTTTTGATGTATTCAAAAATTATGAAAATGATAAGCTTATGTTAGAAAATGTAACGCTTAATGTAAATGGCAAGGATATGAATACAAGAGTTAAAACTATGATAGAAAAAGAAGAAAGCAAAAGTGAATAAATTAAAACGACTAAATTTATTTAGTCGTTTAATATTATTTTATAGCCTGTAGAAGTGATATTTTTTATAATATCTACTTCTATTTTATCTCTAAATCTTTTAATAAAAGTCCTGACTGAACCATCTTTAACATCTTTTGTTCCCCAACAAATTTCTTTTATATCATCTAAACTTATTACTTTTCCTATCGGTTCACTAAGAGCTTTTAATAATGCTAGTTCTTTTTTAGTTAGTTCTATTTTATTTATTGTATTATCAAAAATAGAGCGAATTAAATCTAGTTTATATTGACCTAATTTTATTTCTTTACTCATATTTGAAATAATACTTTTTATTGTAGCGATTAATTCCTCGGGAATTATAGGTTTTATTAAATATTTATTAATATTTATATCAATAGCTTTTAATAGTTTTTCCTTATCACTATGAGCTGATATCACTACTATAGGCGTATTTGGACTGATTTCTTTAATACTTTTAGCTAGACTTAATCCGTCTTTTACTGGCATTAAAACATCGCAAATTACAATATCAGGTCTATATTTTTTAAATTTATTAAATCCATTAACCCCATCATTGGCATAAAAAATTTCATTAAATAGAGGTGATAAAATATCAGCTGTTAATTTTGCTATATTTTTTTCATCTTCAACAATTAATAAATTTAACATTAATCTCCTTTAAATATTATTTCAAAACATGCTCCATTTTTATAATTAGAGCAAGTAATCGTGGCGTCAATATTATTTAAAATTTGTTTACATATATAAAGACCTAAACCAACCCCTTGTTTTTTATGTTTAGTTGTAAAATATGGGTCAAATATATGTTCTATAATATCATTATGAACACCACCTGCATTATCATAAATTTTTAAAATAAATTTATCCTTATTATAGCTTAAATTAAAAGTTAATATTTTATTAAAATTATTTGTATTATTAAACGCATCTTTAGCGTTATTAATAATATTTACAAATACTTGACTAAGCTCATTTAAATTACATTTTATCGGTATTTTATAAGCATTTTTATCAATTATAAATTTAAGTTTTATATTAGATTTTTTTATTGATTGATAGGTTATAAATAAACTTGATTTTATAACTTTTGGTAACAAATTATATTGAGTAATATGATTAGGATTTATAAAATTTCTAAAATCATTTATAGTTTGGCTCATATTTTGTATGAGTTTTTGACATAATTTATAATGCTTTTTCTTGTTTTCATTATGTAATAAATATATAGCAAGTGATAATTCATTTAATGGTTGTCTCCATTGATGAGCTATATTTTCTAGCATTTGACCCAATATTACTTGTCTATTTTGTTGAAAAATAATTTTTTGTTGTTCGTTATTGATTTTTATAGCTTCTTGTATCTTTTTTTCTAAATTTTGATTTAATTCTTGTAGATTTTTAGTTTTTTCAGCGATTTGCAATTCTAAATTTTCATTTAAATTTAATAATTTTTGTTTAGTATTTGCTAATTCTTCATTTAATAAAAACATTTGCGTAACATCGTGCCTTATAGCGATAAATTCAAATATTTGATTATTTTCATCAAATATTGGGATTATAGTTGTTTGAGCATAAAAAAAATCTCCATTTTTTTTAAGATTTTTTACAATTCCTTTATGAACACGACCAGCTAAAATTGTATCCCATAAAATTTTAAAAGCACTTTGTGGAGTATCTGGATGGCGTATTATATTGTGATTTTTGCCTATTAATTCATCTTTAGAATATCCACAAAGAGTGCAAAATTCATCATTTACGAATGTAATAATTCCATTTATATCAGTTTTAGAAACAATATTAGTATTTTCAATAGCATTTTTATATTCGTTTAATTTATACATTTATCTACTCAAATTTAACGCTAAATAACACAAATAAAATCCATAAATTATTATTACAAAAAATAAAAAATTAGATATATATTTTACTGATTTTAATTTATTAATTAATACACTACCTAAAAACATAGCGGGTAAAGTACTTATACCAAATAGCAACATTGTTAAGAATGCTTCTATAATATTTTTTGAAACCATAGATTTTGCTATGAAAAAATATACAAGACCACAAGGAAAAAATCCATTTAAAAATCCAAAAATTATTCCCTTATATCTAGTTTTTTTATTTTTTTTTAGTAGTTTTAAAATCTGTTTATAAATAAACTGATTTTCAAAAAAACTAAGTAATAATCCCCTTTGTAAAAGTGCAAAACCTAATAATATACAAAAAATTCCCAAAAATGCATATAAAAAAATTTGAAAAGATAATGAACTTATATAAAAACCTAAAAAATACGCTAATACACCTATAATACAATAAGCTAATATTCTAAAAAAATGATATAAAGTTATATCTATTATATTTGTTTTGCTTTGATTAAATAAAATTAAAATACCACCACACATAAAAAAACAATGTGTTAAGCTAAGTCCTAAGCCTAATAAAAAAGTGCCAAGTAAAGAACTTAGCACTTAAATCATTCCTCTTTTTTTCAATTCTTCTTCATATAGTTTTTCATATATTAAATCATATTCTTCACTACCAGGTATTATTTTTCTTTTATAATTGTTTATTTTATCAAATACTAAATCTTCAATATCTTCATAACTTTTTAAATATCCAATAATACTAGAATATATAATATTTCTTACCCTATTTTCTGAAGTTGTAAAATTAATTAAATCTTCATTGATTAAATTATTTAAAATTTCGTGAGATAATGAATTATACCTATCTTCATAGTTCATTAATATACCATATTCATCTGCTAATTTCTTTTTAAGTAGCCAAAACATATTTTTTCTATCAATTTGCATTAAATCTATTTCGTTTTCTTGCTCGCTTATAATTGAATTTACTTTTTCATCTAAACCTTTTTCTTTTAAAACAAGTTGTGTAATCGTATCGTTAGTAATTTTTTTTACTGGCTCTATGCCATTTACTAACTTTATAAGCTTTGAATTTATCAAGTCTATTACAATTTTATTTGAAACATAAGGAATGTGTGGTTGTTTAATACGCATTTTTTTGTCCTTTTTTATTTTTATCAATTATAAATAATTTAAGTAAAAATGAATAAAAAAATTAAAAAATAATATTGTAATTAAATTTAATCTATAAAATCAATTATTACAATAATATTTAATTATTATTTTAGATTAATTTAACTTTAAAAATATTTTATTAATCTAAAATATTAATCCCATTTATGGGATTAATAATCTTCGCTGTTTTCTAATCTATATTCAAGTTCTTCAATTTTTTCTTCTAAAATATATATTTGTTCTTTTATTTTTTCAATTTCTACAAATACTTTATCATTAGGATTTTTATCTTTATTATTAAACTGTTTCATTATATTTAATTCGGCTTTAAATTTTTCAAATTCATTTTGTAATTCGTAAATTAAATTATTATCTTCTTGTTTAATATCTTGTGTTTTTATTTCTTCTACTGTTTCTATTTTTATAGTTTTTGATGGTGCTTTTTCACTCTTTACACTTTTAGTTTCTTTTGTAGTTTTTACACTAGCTTTAGTAGCGGTTTTTTTAGTTGTTTTTTTGTTTTCTTCACTAGATTTTTTAGTAGCCATTTTATCTCCTTTTGATTAAAAAATCGCATTGTAAATATAAAAGGTTAATTCTTATCTAAAAATTCAGTAATTTTTTTCTTGACATTACTTAAAGTCAAATTACTAATTTCTCCTTTATATTCTCCATTTTTATCAAATATATAAAAACTTGAACTATGAGCTACAGTGTAATTTTCATTATCATTATTTTTATAAAATTGTTCTACTTGAATTTTATCATTTTTTTCTAATTCATAACCATTGCCATCATTTATGCTATCTTGGTAAATATAACCATATTTGACACCATAATTTTTTGCTAAATTTACAATTTCTCTATCATTTTTAGGAATTAATGCTATAGAATTTTTATAAAAATATTGTACAAATTCAGTAGTATCATCAGCGTTATCTCTTTTAGGGTCTAAACTAATAAAAATTATTTTTATGTCATTTTTATTTAATTCTTTAATAGCTTGAGATGCTATTGCCATTGATGTAGGACATACATCAGCACATAATGTATAACCAAAATATATTAATAAATTTTCACCTTGAAAATTTTTTAGAGAATATAGTTTATTATCAGGTCCTAATAGTGAAAAATCATATTTTTCTTTTACATTTTCTTTATTAAAACAAGCACTAAATAACATTAATATTAAACAACAAAATATTTTCTTCATTATCCTACCTTTTTACATCAAAATCTATAAAAATTCCTAATTCTTTTTTACCATCAAATAATTCAAATCTATAACGCATGGTGCTTTCAATACAAGAACTAAATACTAAAGTGCCTACATATTCATTATTTATGTATTCAAATTCACTAATAATATCACCCATATACATATTTAATCCATATAATTTAGCATTTAAATTATCAAATTTCTCTAAATTTTTTATAATTACTTTTGTTTCTTTTAATATTTTTAATGGCTTCTCATCAAATTCAAAAATAATTTTTTTATTTTTATAGTTAACTTGACAAGCTGATTTATTAAGGTCACACTCTAAAGGTGTAAGTTCAGTAATCAGTTCTCGTTTCGTTGTATTTTTTGGGTAAAAAATAAAGCCTAGTATAAAAATTATTACTAGGCAAATTATTATCACGTATTTTTTCATTAATGATGTTTATGCATAATTTCTTTAGATGGTATATCTTTCAATTCTACTTTTTCACCATTGCTGAAATTTAATTCTAAATTCACCTTAGTATTTTCATCAATACTTTGTTTTATATCCATCAACATTATATGATAACTTTTAGGTTTTAATTCTACTGAATTATTTGCTGGAATTACAATATCTTTAATTTTTACCATTTTCATCATTCCATCTTCGTTTATATGTGTATGAATTTCTGTAGTATTTGCATAATCACATT
This region of Campylobacter sp. MG1 genomic DNA includes:
- a CDS encoding SCO family protein, which codes for MKKIFCCLILMLFSACFNKENVKEKYDFSLLGPDNKLYSLKNFQGENLLIYFGYTLCADVCPTSMAIASQAIKELNKNDIKIIFISLDPKRDNADDTTEFVQYFYKNSIALIPKNDREIVNLAKNYGVKYGYIYQDSINDGNGYELEKNDKIQVEQFYKNNDNENYTVAHSSSFYIFDKNGEYKGEISNLTLSNVKKKITEFLDKN
- a CDS encoding copper chaperone PCu(A)C, with protein sequence MKKVLFGLFISASMFANNIVVENPYVKITPPNTKNSAIFMKINNNSNEEVKLIDAKCDYANTTEIHTHINEDGMMKMVKIKDIVIPANNSVELKPKSYHIMLMDIKQSIDENTKVNLELNFSNGEKVELKDIPSKEIMHKHH